Proteins co-encoded in one Sander vitreus isolate 19-12246 chromosome 9, sanVit1, whole genome shotgun sequence genomic window:
- the ccn1 gene encoding CCN family member 1, translating to MLMLTVVVTFLGSFHLVLSSSSSCPSVCECPMEMPKCAPGVSVVLDGCGCCKVCARQLNEDCSLTEPCDHTKGLECNFGASFAAATTRGICRAKSEGRPCEYNSRIYQNGESFQPNCKHQCTCIDGAVGCVPLCPQELSLPNLGCANPRLVKVAGQCCEEWACDNGMEREDILEKIFGKDMMTDESERDLTNRNELIAIVKGGLKSLAAFRTQPEVHMFDSQKCIVQTTPWSQCSKSCGTGISTRVTNNNSECKLVKETRICEVRPCTQSPYSSLKKGKKCSRTKKSSQPVKFTYAGCSSLKKYRPKYCGACVDGRCCSPHDTRTIRVKFLCEDGETFNKNIMMIESCKCTYNCPHANEASYPFYRLSNDIHKFRD from the exons ATGCTGATGCTTACTGTTGTCGTTACCTTCCTTGGAAGCTTTCATTTG gtcctctcttcctcctcctcctgccccTCCGTGTGTGAGTGTCCTATGGAGATGCCCAAGTGCGCACCCGGCGTGAGCGTCGTCCTGGACGGTTGCGGCTGCTGCAAGGTTTGCGCCAGGCAGCTGAACGAGGACTGCAGCCTGACCGAGCCTTGTGACCACACTAAAGGGCTGGAATGTAACTTTGGGGCCAGCtttgctgctgctactactcgTGGCATCTGCCGAG CCAAGTCAGAGGGCAGACCCTGCGAGTACAACAGCAGGATCTACCAGAACGGAGAGAGCTTCCAGCCCAACTGTAAACACCAGTGCACATGCATCGATGGGGCAGTGGGATGTGTCCCACTGTGCCCGCAGGAGCTCTCCCTGCCCAACCTGGGCTGTGCCAACCCAAGACTGGTCAAGGTAGCAGGCCAGTGCTGTGAAGAGTGGGCGTGTGATAATGGCATGGAGAGAGAAGACATCCTGGAGAAGATCTTTGGCAAAGACATGATGACTGATGAGTCGGAAAGAGACCTCACCAATAGGAACGAGCTCATTGCTATCGTGAAGGGAGGACTCAAGTCTCTAGCTG CCTTTAGAACACAGCCTGAAGTCCACATGTTTGACAGCCAGAAGTGCATTGTCCAAACCACACCCTGGTCCCAGTGCTCCAAGAGCTGTGGAACAGGCATCTCCACCAGAGTCACCAACAACAACAGCGAGTGCAAGCTGGTCAAGGAGACAAGAATCTGTGAAGTGCGGCCATGCACCCAGTCACCTTACTCCAGTCTGAAG AAAGGAAAGAAGTGCAGCAGAACCAAGAAGTCCAGCCAGCCAGTGAAGTTCACCTATGCCGGCTGCTCCAGCCTGAAGAAGTACAGGCCAAAGTACTGCGGCGCCTGCGTGGACGGCCGATGCTGCAGCCCCCATGACACCAGAACCATCCGTGTCAAGTTCCTCTGCGAGGACGGAGAGACCTTCAACAAGAACATTATGATGATCGAGTCCTGCAAGTGCACCTACAATTGTCCCCATGCCAACGAAGCCTCCTACCCCTTCTACCGCCTCTCCAACGACATCCACAAGTTCAGAGACTGA